The Candidatus Methylomirabilota bacterium genomic interval GCGGAAGGCACGGACGAGATCGATCGCATCGCGAAGAGCCCAACCTCGATCTGGGCCGTGGTTCCGCGATACGGCAGGTTTCTGTTTACCCTGGTGATGATGTTCAAGCCCCGACGAATCCTGGAAGTGGGGATGGCAAACGGCGCGAGTTGCGCTTACATCGCCAAGGCGCAACTCTCCTACCTTCAGCAAGATGGGGCCCACGTGATCATCGACCCGTTTCAATCGACCCAGTGGCACAATGCGGGCCGCGCCATGCTTGAGCGCCTGGGGCTCGACAGAAACATCGAGGTGATCGAGGACTACTCGATCCATGCGATTCCAAATCTGGAGAAACAGGGCCAACGCTTTGACCTCGCCTTCATCGACGGGAATCACTGCCTCGATTACACCCTGGCCGACGTGTTGGCTAGCGACCGCGTCCTGCGCATTGGTGGACTTATCGTGTTGGACGATTCCAGGGCCTTCGGTGTGCGCATGGCGGTGCCCTATCTGGATCGTTACCGCGTCAATTTGACCCGGATCCAATTCGACAACTGGCTGGTGCACTGGTGGCGTGAGCACATCTCCGGGCGACGGCGAATGACGGTCTACCAGAAGAACAGCGAAGACGTTCGCGGGCCCGCGGGAACCTGACGCTGGCTGCCCATTCCCTGCATTCGTATGATCCCGCCTGCTTGTGCTTGGTCTGTGCGGTGCAGATGCAGGCTTTCTCACCTGGCTAGGACACCGGATCGCACCGCGCATCAATCGACTGCTGCCGCCACATCGTTCCAGCCGCACACCATCCTGCTGGTTTCTGCTTATGGCACCTCTCTCGCTGGCACTGAAACCTCACCAAGCACACACAGCTGGAGACTCCGAAGCAAAGAGACCCTCTCGGTTCCGACCCGAGAGGGCATCTCGTTTCATGCTGCACGAACAATTGTGCCCCAACGCCCATTTCCTGCTATTCCAACCCTATCAGGTCGTCTACCTTCCCTATCTCCTTTAAAAGCTCGGCCATAATTTCCAACTAAGTCGCTTCTAAAAAGTAAACATTCTTCCGGACGGGATTGCACCTGAGAGGGCATCTCCTTTTGTCTTGCGCCAACAATATAGAGGATTCTCTTCGATCACCATCGTCCCCTCATTTCCGGCGTCCTCTTCTCCCATTGGTTCTCATGTATGGGACCGGAGTGGTGGTCGGTCCCCTTCTGCCGATCGAGCCTCTTCTTCTCATATATATCCTTTTTCTCCTCTTGGGGACGGCGGGTTTGGCCTTGTGGACCAACCGTCGGATCCTCGCGACGATTCTCGTCCTTTTGGGGTTCCTTTTCTTCGGATCACTTCGATTGTTGCAGTCGGTCCACCC includes:
- a CDS encoding class I SAM-dependent methyltransferase; this encodes AEGTDEIDRIAKSPTSIWAVVPRYGRFLFTLVMMFKPRRILEVGMANGASCAYIAKAQLSYLQQDGAHVIIDPFQSTQWHNAGRAMLERLGLDRNIEVIEDYSIHAIPNLEKQGQRFDLAFIDGNHCLDYTLADVLASDRVLRIGGLIVLDDSRAFGVRMAVPYLDRYRVNLTRIQFDNWLVHWWREHISGRRRMTVYQKNSEDVRGPAGT